In Denticeps clupeoides chromosome 1, fDenClu1.1, whole genome shotgun sequence, a single window of DNA contains:
- the LOC114799469 gene encoding LOW QUALITY PROTEIN: inactive ubiquitin carboxyl-terminal hydrolase 53-like (The sequence of the model RefSeq protein was modified relative to this genomic sequence to represent the inferred CDS: inserted 3 bases in 2 codons; deleted 1 base in 1 codon), translating into MAWVKFFRRPGGNLGRSYQPGSMLSLAPTKGLLNEPGQNSCFLNSAVQVLWQLDIFRRSLRQLPTHYCLGDSCIFCALKGIFCQFQHSRERALPSDNLRNALAETFKDEQRFQLGFMDDAAECFENILERIHLHIVPNAETDSCTSKSCITHQKFAMTLYEQSVCRSCGASSDPLPFTELVHYVSTTALCQQVYDRREEKLHTDTFGELLQAASTSGDLRNCPSNCGQRIKIRRVLMNSPEIVTIGFVWDSEHSDLTEEVIRSLGPHLNLSGLFYRVTDEHAKKSDLHLVGMICYSSKHYCAFAFHTKSSKWVFFDDATVKEVGTKWKDVVVKCIRGHFQPLLLFYSNPDGSAVHTDDSAKPSSIWNKSPANGDTTGFSLVPETPLVAPKKLELTKENLNALSGQGTLKQKTPASLFSRGSNQTSGGRGPVKIFNDPKSRLRELSKEVAQRAGEMRVANLVKKESERSERTQRRHDTLRNRDMQSEKTLSRSLSPPENGFRQYMEPRLYSSQGRGPLRTDRPHYPSRTTYEPRAHSQGRVAVLHGDSSSRGTAGGYSGGQHGRRLDIANGYDTDSSSQDSRECQGNGRSGRTNRVWRPVREALNVDHVLNDQGQWGNSSPRRQGPFQEQPLYERDVAWTSHEDRKPKSLMTIYEDEQRHEMGSRSSLDSDSHGGPQDQERIKGQANLKVRSDNWKIQRTESGYESSDRLSNGSANLDSPVVENVITKELRPIPEAHPSRDQFYHRRYDDSRSRDAEISHTTISYGKPGWRWGKKNQNILSNTFFLHRRRAFKHTPGSLEKTRXMEDELDEVDGGLFPSYLPKTSSSEWNSSDDLTGPFSEQEDTLQHSSDTXPQPSHPFPHDSTSIATLHLLSPRNPSVFSLGKMALAPPLPPRNGHSGPQRWAESLVDPNTLSSSDSSSKSGSSDQERNELSASEGEERFTSHWPHQDSPLPSDTVLPTTYFSVDSCMTDTYRAKYHKRPPLYMINDAKADDPSSSGESDHGDGTVPSSSSPLPEEGRRPAKIEPGYATTTKPTAKWNPVSFKGLDEHGFL; encoded by the exons ATGGCATGGGTCAAGTTCTTCAGAAGGCCAGGAGGCAATCTAGGGAGGTCTTACCAGCCAGGGAGCATGCTGTCACTTGCTCCCACTAAAGGGCTACTGAATGAGCCGGGACAGAACAGCTGCTTTCTCAACAGTGCAGTGCAG GTTCTCTGGCAGCTGGATATCTTCAGGAGGAGTTTGCGGCAGCTCCCTACACACTATTGCCTTGGGGATTCATGTATCTTCTGTGCATTAAAg GGCATTTTTTGCCAGTTCCAGCATAGTCGAGAGCGAGCCCTGCCTTCTGATAACCTCCGTAACGCTCTGGCTGAGACCTTTAAGGATGAGCAGCGCTTCCAGTTAGGCTTCATGGATGATGCTGCAGAGTGCTTT GAGAATATTTTAGAAAGAATCCACCTGCACATAGTTCCTAATGCTGAAACAGATTCCTGCACATCCAAGTCATGCATAACACATCAGAAGTTTGCCATGACACTGTATGAACAG TCTGTGTGCCGGAGTTGCGGAGCGTCGTCTGACCCTTTGCCCTTTACAGAGTTGGTCCACTATGTTTCCACCACCGCCCTGTG cCAGCAAGTCTATGACCGGAGAGAGGAGAAGTTACACACCGACACGTTTGGGGAACTTCTGCAAGCAGCTAGTACATCTGGAGACCTCCGGAACTGCCCA AGCAACTGTGGCCAACGGATAAAGATTCGCCGTGTGCTTATGAACTCACCTGAGATAGTCACCATTGGCTTTGTGTGGGACTCTGAGCATTCAGACCTGACTGAAGAGGTCATCCGCTCACTGGGGCCACATCTCAACCTGTCAGGG CTCTTTTACAGAGTGACAGATGAACATGCCAAAAAAAGTGACCTCCACCTGGTAGGGATGATCTGCTATTCCAGTAAACATTACTGTGCCTTTGCCTTCCACACTAAATCCTCCAAATGGGTCTTTTTTGATGATGCTACTGTCAAAGAG gTTGGCACAAAATGGAAAGATGTGGTGGTCAAATGCATTCGGGGCCACTTCcagccactgcttctgttttacTCCAACCCAGACGGCAGTGCAGTGCATACAGACGACTCTGCCAAACCCAGCAGCATCTGGAACAAGAGTCCTGCCAATGGGGACACCACTG gTTTTTCTTTAGTGCCAGAGACCCCTCTGGTTGCACCCAAGAAGCTCGAGTTGACCAAAGAAAATCTGAATGCTCTGTCTGGCCAAGGAACCCTGAAGCAGAAAACGCCCGCATCGCTCTTCAGCCGAGGAAGCAACCAGACCAGTGGCGGGAGAGGACCAG TTAAAATATTCAACGATCCCAAGAGCCGATTACGGGAGCTTTCAAAAGAGGTGGCCCAGAGGGCTGGGGAGATGAGGGTAGCCAATCTAGTTAAGAAGGAATCAGAAAGGTCAGAGCGAACCCAGAGACGACATGACACGTTAAGGAACAGAG ataTGCAATCAGAGAAGACACTGTCTCGCTCCCTGTCCCCTCCAGAGAATGGCTTCCGGCAGTACATGGAGCCAAGACTGTACAGCAGCCAGGGCAGGGGTCCCTTACGGACTGACAGACCCCACTACCCCAGCCGAACAACATATGAGCCTCGTGCACACTCGCAGGGTAGGGTAGCTGTTCTGCAcggtgacagcagcagcagaggcacAGCAGGAGGTTACAGCGGTGGGCAACACGGCCGACGGTTGGATATTGCAAATGGATATGACACAGACAGCAGCAGTCAAGACTCACGGGAGTGTCAGGGCAATGGGCGCTCAGGACGCACTAATAGAGTATGGAGGCCAGTGCGTGAGGCACTCAATGTGGACCATGTGTTGAATGACCAAGGACAGTGGGGTAACAGCAGCCCTCGGCGACAAGGTCCCTTTCAGGAGCAACCGCTATATGAGCGAGATGTGGCCTGGACAAGCCACGAAGATCGCAAACCCAAGAGCCTGATGACCATCTATGAGGATGAGCAGCGACATGAGATGGGCAGTCGCAGTTCATTGGATTCGGATAGCCATGGCGGCCCTCAGGACCAGGAGCGAATTAAGGGCCAGGCTAACCTAAAGGTCCGCAGCGACAACTGGAAAATCCAGCGCACAGAGTCTGGCTATGAGAGCAGTGACCGCCTCAGCAATGGCTCTGCCAACCTGGACTCTCCTGTGGTGGAGAACGTCATTACCAAAGAACTGAGGCCCATACCTGAAGCCCATCCTTCAAG GGACCAGTTCTATCACAGGCGGTATGATGACTCAAGATCTCGAGATGCAGAGATCTCACACACTACCATCTCTTACGGTAAGC CTGGGTggaggtggggaaaaaaaaatcaaaatatacTTTCCA ACACTTTTTTCCttcacagacgcagagctttcAAACACACCCCAGGTAGTCTGGAAAAAACGA AGATGGAGGATGAATTGGATGAAGTAGATGGGGGTCTTTTCCCCTCATACCTCCCCAAAACCAGCAGCTCTGAGTGG AACAGTTCAGATGACCTTACGGGCCCATTCTCTGAGCAAGAAGACACCTTGCAGCACTCCAGTGACAC ACCCCAACCTTCCCACCCTTTTCCTCACGACAGCACATCTATCGCAACTTTGCACCTCCTCTCCCCCCGAAACCCTTCAGTCTTCAGCCTAGGGAAGATGGCCCTAGCCCCCCCTCTTCCACCCAGAAACGGCCACTCTGGCCCACAGCGATGGGCTGAAAGCCTAGTCGATCCAAACACTCTATCCTCCTCAGACTCCAGCTCCAAATCTGGCTCCTCCGACCAGGAACGGAACGAGCTGTCTGCGAGCGAGGGTGAAGAGAGATTCACCAGCCACTGGCCCCACCAAGACTCCCCTCTGCCTTCTGACACGGTACTGCCAACAACCTACTTTTCTGTGGACAGCTGCATGACGGACACATATCGAGCCAAGTACCACAAGCGGCCGCCTCTGTACATGATTAACGATGCTAAAGCTGATGACCCTTCCTCATCTGGGGAAAGCGATCATGGAGATGGAACAGTTCCTTCCTCCTCAAGTCCCCTGCCTGAAGAGGGCCGCAGACCTGCAAAGATTGAACCGG GTTATGCTACCACCACCAAACCCACCGCAAAATGGAACCCAGTCTCTTTCAAAGGCCTGGATGAGCATGGGTTCCTGTGA